CCAGGGCCTCATACCGGGCGTCCGGCAGCGGGCGCTGCCATACTCCATACCGTGCCGGTACTTCTTGGCGTTCTTGCTTTTGAGATACACGGCCAATCGCAGGCCAGCGCCGCAGCACAGCCCCACCAGCAGGTCCAAAGGGTGCAGGCTGGGCCACCAGCTGGCCAGCGCCACCGGCAGCGTGGAGAAGAACGAAAGCATTTTTGCCGAAGCGTCCGCACCCACGGCCATCCGCCATCCTTCACCGAAGTTGGTTGCGAACAGCCCCATCAGGATATAGGGCATATTCAGCAAAAGGAGCTTTTTGATGTCAAGTTGCTTTTTCATCTTCATCGTTCCAGCTCCTTCCGCTTGTTCCGGTCCACAACGGCGTGTTTCACCAGCTCTTTGAACTGGCTCAGCTTTGCCAGCACGGACGGACGCTCTGTTTTCTGCGCCTTTCTGACCTTCTTGCCGGTGTACTCGGTAAAGGCAGCGGTCAGGGCATCCGCATCGCGGCCTTTGAAAAAGATCAGGTACTTGGGCGGGGAGCTGCTGCGGTCCTTCTTCACCGCATAGTCAACGCCGTATTTCCGGGCGATCTTTTCAAACTCCTTGATGGAGGGGTCGGTGATCTCGATGTTGGAAACGCCCTGATTCTGGCCGATCAGCTGCTTCACCGTCTGTTTGCCGTGGGGAATCACGGGGGTATCCCGGCTTTTCTGCTTTTGCAGCTTCTTTTCCTTGCGGTGGGCAAGGTACTTGGTGATGGCGGCCTTAAACAGCCGCCCGGTAAACTTTGTTCCGCTGACTACCAGCGTCAAAGTCCT
This window of the Massilistercora timonensis genome carries:
- a CDS encoding PcfB family protein, encoding MQEEVENRTLTLVVSGTKFTGRLFKAAITKYLAHRKEKKLQKQKSRDTPVIPHGKQTVKQLIGQNQGVSNIEITDPSIKEFEKIARKYGVDYAVKKDRSSSPPKYLIFFKGRDADALTAAFTEYTGKKVRKAQKTERPSVLAKLSQFKELVKHAVVDRNKRKELER